Genomic segment of Streptomyces longhuiensis:
TCGCCCTCCTTGACGGTGTTCAGCGTCGACTCGCCCTCGGAGTCGTAGCCGCCCTCCTTCTCCGCCTTCGCGTCCACGTCGATGGACGGACCGTCCTTGCCCGGCTGGAGCGGGTGGTCCTTGAGCACGACGTAGGCCGTCATGGCCTTGGCCACGGACCCGATCGGTACGGGCTTCTGCTCGCCGAACCCATCCATCGAGCCGATGCCGCTGACGTCCATCGCCCCCTGGCCCTCGGCCGGCCACGGCAGCGAGACCTTGTCCCCGTCGAACGTGAACGTCGACTTGGCGGTCAGCGCCAGCGTGGGCGCCGGCAGCGGTCGTACGGCCTGTACGACCGCAAACACGACGGCGAGCAGGAGGACGATCGGCGTCCAGATCTTGACCCTGCGCACGGCCGTGCGGACCGGGGTCTCCGCGGGCGGCGGCGTGTTCGTGAGCTCGGCCAGGAGGTCGAGCGGGGGCAGCGGCGGGAGCGGCTGCTGGGTGGTGCGCTCGGGCCCGACGTAGGGCTTCGCGGGCTGCGGAGCGGTGGGCTGCGCCTTGGACTGTGCCTCGGGCCGCGCCCCGGGCTTGGCCGGGGTGCCCGAGTCGTACCCCTTGAGGGGCACGAACTTGCTGGTGCGCTCGGCATCGGACTCGGCCTTGCCCGCACCGGCGGGCTTGGACCCGAGCGACTTGAGCATCTGGGTCGGCTGATCGACGGGCGGCTTGACGGCCTTGAACACGGCGGTGGCCTGGTCGACGGGGGGCTTGGCATCGCCGCCGGCCGACTTGGCGTCGGCGGGTGCCTTGACCTCGTCGGACGTCTTGGCGTCAGCCTTCGCGTCGTCGGTCGGCTTCGCATCGGCAGATGCCTTGACCTCGTCAGCCGGCTTCGCGTCGGCAGATGCCTTGACCTCGTCAGTCGGCTTCGCGTCAGCAGACGCCTTGGCCGCGTCGGACGTCTTGGCGTCAGCCTTCGCGTCGCCGGCCGGCTTCGCGTCAGCGGGCGCCGTGGCCTCATCAGTCGGCTTCGCGTCAGCAGACGCCTTGGCCGCGTCGGACGTCTTGGCGTCAGCCTTCGCGTCGCCGGCCGGCTTCGCGTCAGCAGATGCCTCGACCTCGTCGGACGTCTTGGCGTCAGCCTTCGCGTCGCCGGCCGGCTTCGCGTCAGCGGGCGCCGTGGCCTCATCAGTCGGCTTGGCGTCGGCAGGTGCCTTGACCTCGTCCGTCGGCTTCGCGTCAGCCTTGGCCTCGTCGGCCGGCTTCGCGTCGGCGTCTGACGCCTCGGCTTCCGGTGCCTCAGGGGCATCGGAAGGCTCGGCGTCGTCGCTGCCTGCCACAGGGGCGTCGGCCGAGTCCTCAGCGGCGTCGGCCAAGGCGTCAACGCCGTCGTCCTCCGCCGCGTCCGACGCGGTGTCTGCCGACTCCGGCTCCTTCGCCCCGGACTCCTCGGACGCCCCGGACGCCTCCGCGGCACCCTCCGCCGCGTCAGAGGCACCGTCACCGGCCGCCTCGGGCCCGTCGGCGGAGCCGTCCCGCGGACCGGACACCCAGGCCGCCACAGCGGCACGCAGGCGCGCGTCGCCCGGCTCGTCGCCGGAACCCGGCTCCGTACCGTCCTTGCCTTCCCCGGAACCCGCCTCGGGCTCCGAGTCCGCCCCGGAATCCGACGCCGATGCCGATTCCGGTGCCGAACCGGAAGTCGAGCCCGAGTCCGGCGCGCCGGAGGCATCCGCATCCGCATCCGAGCCCGCCGGGGAATTCTCCGCCGAACCCGAACCGGAACCCGAACCCGAACGGGAACCGGATTCCTTCGCCGGAACGTCCCGGACGGAGAACACCGCCGTCGCCTGATCGACCCGCTCCGGCGACTGCCTCGCCATCGCGAGCCTCGGGTCCCGTTCCTCCGGGATCGGTCCTCCCGACGACTCCTGCTGCTTCGACCTGTCGGGGGTCCCCGCCACCGATGCCTCCTCGCTACGCGCCACGCGCTACGCCGCTGCTGTCCGAACCATGTACCAGTGTCCTGTGTGGGGGCTTCACCCGGGTGGTAGACGAGAACGACATACCTACTGGTTCCCGCACAAAGCACCCACGCGCCCTCGACAGACCAATGTGAGAGGGGTCACCCTGTCATTCATCCACGCGGGGAGGCATGGATGGGCAGGAGCCGCAGAACAATTCCGGAGGAGCTTCTGCTGCTCGCTCTGGACCCGGCCACGGGTACCACAGCGCAGCCGCAGTCGCTCGACCTAGGTCTGGCCGGAGCACAGCTAGTAGAGCTGGCGCTGGCCGGACGGATAGCCCCAGACGGGGATCGTATCGCCGTGGTGGCACCACGGCCGACCGGAGATCCGACTTTGGACTGCGCACTGGAGTTGCTGCGAAGGCGCGGCACCCCGGTACGTGCGGTGCACTGGATCGGCGGGCCCCGACTGGGGCTGCGCCAGACGTATCTCTCGCATCTGGAAAGGTGCGGCATGGTCCATGCCGTGGCCGGCCAGATGTGCGGGGTGCTGCCGACGACTCGCTACCAGGCGACGGACACGGCCATCAGCCGGGAGATCAGGTCCCGGCTGGACAGCGCGATCCGTACCGGCGTACCGCCGGACCCACGGACCGCGGCGCTCGCCGCACTGGCCCACGCGGTCGGACTCGGCAAGCATCTGTATCCGGGGAACGAGGGACGATCGTCCCGCTCCCGGCTGCGGGACCTGATCAGGCACGACCCCATGGGCGGCCTCGTGGCGCACGCCGTGATGGACGTCCAGAACGGTGTGGCCGCTCAGCCACGCCGCAGCCCGGCCCCGCCGGGCAAGGGAGCGCCGGAGCCCGGCAGGGTTCCGATGCAGCCGCACCACGGGTCGATGGCCCGCGCCGTGGCGCACTGAGCACCGCACCAACGGAACAGCCCGCACCGCAACAGCGCCGCACCGCAGTCCCCAAAGACCGGTCCGGGAGCCGCTGAGCCGCGCGGGGTGCCGGATCCGGACGTCGGGACGACGACACGGACCGGCGCCCCGCGCGGCCGCATGTCCGGTCACGCCGACCGCACGTCCGCCCACACGTCCGGCCGCACGCCCAACTGTCGTGTCCACTGCGCATATCCGCCGTTTCCCAGCGGTATGAAGCCCAGGGTGGCAATCTGCTGAGCAGCAGATTCGCAAGATACGCAAAGAATCACAGAGGCACGCAGCCGGAGGTGCACGTCCCGTGGCGTCCAATGTCAATCCCACCGTCAGGCGACGCCGGTTGGGCCAGGAGCTGCGCCGGCTCCGTGAGCTCAAAGGCATGACCGCCGAAGAGGTGGCCGAGCGGCTCCTGGTCTCACAGTCGAAGATCAGCAGGCTCGAGAACGGACGGCGCAGCATCAGCCAGCGCGACGTCCGCGACCTGTGCGGGGTCTACGAGGTCGAGGACCACCGCATCGTCGACTCGCTCATGCAAATGGCCAAGGACTCCCGCCAGCAGGGCTGGTGGCACTCCTTCGGCGACATCCCGTACAGCGTCTACATCGGCCTGGAGACGGACGCGGCGAGCCTGCGCGTCTACGATCCGCAGGTCGTGCCCGGTCTGCTGCAGACCCGGGCGTACGCGGAGACGCTGATCACGGGCGCGCTCCCGGAGACCATGCCGACCGACATCGACAAGCGGGTCCAGGTCCGGGTGCGCCGCCAGGAGCGCATCGCGGCCCCGGACAACCCGCTGCGGCTGTGGACCGTGCTCGACGAGTCGGCGCTGCGCCGTGTCGTCGGCAGCCGGGCGGTCATGCGCGAGCAGCTGGAGCACCTGGTCGAGCAGTCGCAGCTGCCCCATGTGACCGTGCAGGTCATTCCGTTCGACATGGGCGCGCACCCGGGCCTGAACGGCCAGTACGCGATTCTGGAGTTCCCGGACGCCGCGGATTCGAGCGTCGTCTACATCGAGGGCGTCACCAGTGATCTCTATCTGGAGAAGGCCAACGATGTGCAGAAGTACAGCGTGATGTACGAGCATCTGCGGGCACAGGCACTGAATGTGGAACAATCCCGACAGTTCATCGCGAAGATCGCCCAGGAATACGCGCTCCAGGAAGCCGTCTAGGGGCGCCGCGGAGGCGGCCCATAGGGGGTCCAGAGGGACAGAATCCGCCCCGTGCGAGAAAAGTGCCGCACGGTACACCTTCGCCGCGGCGGGGCGGAAGACCCCACTGGAATATGCCATCCGGTCGAGTGAATGGCCTCTTCGCGTACCGATGTTGGCGAGTAGCGTCGATCACGCCATCAGGTACCACGTTGGCGCAAACCGCTTCACGGAAGCGGTGACAGCAATTCGACCACTGGCTAAACCGGAGCAAAAAATGGCAATTCAGCAGGGCGGCACGAATTCCTGGACCAAGTCCTCCTATTCGACGGGCAACGGCGCGTGCGTCGAGGTCAAGTCCCCCCTCCTGGCCGCGATCGCGGTGCGGGACTCGAAGGCCCCCGAGGGGCCCTCGATCGACTTCGCCCCCGATTCGTGGAACTCCTTCGTGACCGAGGTCGGCCGGGGCGCCTTCGACGCCGCCTGAGGCATCGGAGAGCTCCCCATCGCAGCACAGCACCAACTCGCCATCACAGCACCATTTCGGCACCAACAGAGCACCACTGCGGTACTGAAAGAGCCCTCTCGACTGGCCCGCCGTCCTGGCCGAGGGGGCTCGGCTTTTTCACCGGATCACCCGCGCAGCCGGTCCACGTACGTGTCGGTGCCGGGGATCGTCGGGATGAACGGCGCCACCAGCTCGACGCGGCCGAGGCCCGACTCGTGAACGGCCGCGTCCAGACCCGTGAAGTGGTCCTCCCAGCACTGGGCCGGGTCCGCCTCCAGGAACCACAACAGGGTGAGGCGGGTGTCGACGCCCTCGACCTGCTTCACGTACGACATCCGGTCGCCCGGCAGCGGCGTCGGGCGGAAGACGGTGACCATCGCCGCCGGTGAGCCGGCGAGCCGCTTCGGCAGGTGCCGCGAGCGCAGCCACTCCAGCAACTCGTCACGCCGCTCGGGCCCTTCGGCGTCGACGACCTCCACGACCAGACCCCGGTAGGGGTGGTCGAGCGCGTGGTAGTCGCGCGGTCCGGCCGCCCCGTCCCGGTACACGGTCGCCGCGTGGTCCTGGAACGCGGTGAAGACGTGCGTGCGGTCCTGGTAGACGCGCCCGTCCCGGTTGAGCCGCTTGTTGATGCCGACGGTCCACTTCATGTGGTCGTCGTAGCGGCCGTCGGTGATCCAGTACGTGGAGATGTAGCAGCCCGCGGTGACCGGCTGCGCGACCGCCGACTTCTCCGGGTAGCGCAGGAGCTGGAGTTCGCGCGTGGCCACCCAGCGGCGCCCCGCGTTCATCCAGGGCATCGCCATCGCGCCGGCGTAGTAGTGGTCGTCCTCGTACCAGCGGTTGTACGCGTACTCATGGCCGGGATGCGGCTCGACCATGGTGATCAGGGCGTGCCCGGGGCGCACCCCGTACGGGCCGACCGATGCCAGCTCCGCGTACACCTCACTCCTCGTGTCCTCGCTCACGACGCTCCCCTTCCTTCCTCCACCGGACGGGCCTACTCTGACGCCCCGTCAGAAGAACTGCCATAGCCGGGAGGCGACCGGATGCTCCTGAACGGAAAGACAGTGGTCGTGTCGGGGGTCGGGGCCGGGCTCGGCCACCAGGTCGCCGCGGCCGTGGTGCGCGACGGCGGCAACGCCGTGCTCGGCGCGCGCACGGAGGCGAACCTCGCCAAGTCGGCGGCCGAGATCGACCCGGACGGCACGCACACCGCGTACGCGGCGACGGACATCACCGACGAGAGCCAGTGCGAGGCGCTCGCGGGGCTCGCGCGCGAGCGGTTCGGCGGGGTCGACGCCGTGGTCCATGTCGCCGCCTGGGACAGCTACTTCGGCG
This window contains:
- a CDS encoding D-alanyl-D-alanine carboxypeptidase produces the protein MAGTPDRSKQQESSGGPIPEERDPRLAMARQSPERVDQATAVFSVRDVPAKESGSRSGSGSGSGSAENSPAGSDADADASGAPDSGSTSGSAPESASASDSGADSEPEAGSGEGKDGTEPGSGDEPGDARLRAAVAAWVSGPRDGSADGPEAAGDGASDAAEGAAEASGASEESGAKEPESADTASDAAEDDGVDALADAAEDSADAPVAGSDDAEPSDAPEAPEAEASDADAKPADEAKADAKPTDEVKAPADAKPTDEATAPADAKPAGDAKADAKTSDEVEASADAKPAGDAKADAKTSDAAKASADAKPTDEATAPADAKPAGDAKADAKTSDAAKASADAKPTDEVKASADAKPADEVKASADAKPTDDAKADAKTSDEVKAPADAKSAGGDAKPPVDQATAVFKAVKPPVDQPTQMLKSLGSKPAGAGKAESDAERTSKFVPLKGYDSGTPAKPGARPEAQSKAQPTAPQPAKPYVGPERTTQQPLPPLPPLDLLAELTNTPPPAETPVRTAVRRVKIWTPIVLLLAVVFAVVQAVRPLPAPTLALTAKSTFTFDGDKVSLPWPAEGQGAMDVSGIGSMDGFGEQKPVPIGSVAKAMTAYVVLKDHPLQPGKDGPSIDVDAKAEKEGGYDSEGESTLNTVKEGDKLSQKDALSAIMIPSANNIARLLARWDAGSEEAFVKKMNAAAKDLGMTGTTYTDPSGLKETTVSTAQDQVKLGNELVKIQALMDITKLPTWKDPSGKTWQNYNRLVPYNNAVGVKTGSTTKAGGNLLFAATKDAGGETVTVVGAILGQHKAPIIDTVNAVSKTAMLAAQDAVKASTILKKGDVVGYVDDGLGGQTPVVVTKNVSAVGWAGLTVKLELADGAKGAAVPHSAKAGTQVGQLKVGDGSGGAVTVPVALQKDLTEPGFGQKLTRVG
- a CDS encoding GOLPH3/VPS74 family protein, giving the protein MGRSRRTIPEELLLLALDPATGTTAQPQSLDLGLAGAQLVELALAGRIAPDGDRIAVVAPRPTGDPTLDCALELLRRRGTPVRAVHWIGGPRLGLRQTYLSHLERCGMVHAVAGQMCGVLPTTRYQATDTAISREIRSRLDSAIRTGVPPDPRTAALAALAHAVGLGKHLYPGNEGRSSRSRLRDLIRHDPMGGLVAHAVMDVQNGVAAQPRRSPAPPGKGAPEPGRVPMQPHHGSMARAVAH
- a CDS encoding helix-turn-helix domain-containing protein encodes the protein MASNVNPTVRRRRLGQELRRLRELKGMTAEEVAERLLVSQSKISRLENGRRSISQRDVRDLCGVYEVEDHRIVDSLMQMAKDSRQQGWWHSFGDIPYSVYIGLETDAASLRVYDPQVVPGLLQTRAYAETLITGALPETMPTDIDKRVQVRVRRQERIAAPDNPLRLWTVLDESALRRVVGSRAVMREQLEHLVEQSQLPHVTVQVIPFDMGAHPGLNGQYAILEFPDAADSSVVYIEGVTSDLYLEKANDVQKYSVMYEHLRAQALNVEQSRQFIAKIAQEYALQEAV
- a CDS encoding DUF397 domain-containing protein; the protein is MAIQQGGTNSWTKSSYSTGNGACVEVKSPLLAAIAVRDSKAPEGPSIDFAPDSWNSFVTEVGRGAFDAA